One sulfur-oxidizing endosymbiont of Gigantopelta aegis genomic region harbors:
- a CDS encoding TusE/DsrC/DsvC family sulfur relay protein, which produces MAITINGKDIETTANGYLVDITDWSEDLAKKMAADEDIELTDKHWDLINFLRDQYLNNGGKNPNTRALIKEMGAKWNEKIGSKDLYNLFPQDPSKQGGRISGLPESKRKGGY; this is translated from the coding sequence ATGGCTATTACTATTAATGGTAAAGATATTGAAACAACCGCTAACGGTTACCTGGTTGATATCACTGATTGGAGTGAAGATCTTGCAAAGAAAATGGCAGCCGATGAAGATATCGAATTAACGGATAAGCACTGGGATTTAATTAACTTCCTACGTGATCAGTACTTAAATAATGGTGGAAAAAATCCTAATACCCGTGCCTTGATTAAAGAAATGGGCGCTAAATGGAACGAAAAAATTGGTTCTAAGGATTTGTATAATCTGTTTCCACAAGATCCAAGCAAACAAGGTGGCCGTATTTCAGGCTTACCAGAAAGTAAACGTAAAGGTGGTTATTAA
- the cas6 gene encoding type I-MYXAN CRISPR-associated protein Cas6/Cmx6: MLIVAREFKIFIYKNEENNIMFWSDEDKPNDYIAPDNVIDLSFKLSCKQIKLDHAWMLTNAITELLPWFIDEPQAAIHHIYIPQSGNGWNRTDDFADEVIQLSRRTRLKIRIPKSRELDLQAISGKTISIDGDELTFGVSDRQLLSTITTIVARHVHIPDTDDDEEAFLHQVHKQILALGITARKMLCGKSHYLKGNNGHIKTRSLMIADISPEESIILQENGVGDYYSYGCGIFIPQKGITAVNDE, translated from the coding sequence TTGTTAATAGTAGCTCGCGAATTTAAAATTTTTATTTATAAAAACGAAGAGAATAATATCATGTTTTGGAGTGATGAAGATAAACCGAACGATTATATAGCTCCTGACAATGTAATTGATCTTTCTTTTAAGCTCAGCTGCAAACAGATTAAGCTCGATCACGCTTGGATGTTAACCAATGCAATTACTGAATTACTGCCCTGGTTTATAGATGAACCCCAAGCCGCAATCCACCATATCTATATTCCTCAATCAGGTAATGGCTGGAATCGAACGGATGATTTTGCCGATGAGGTGATACAGTTATCACGTAGAACTCGCCTTAAAATACGTATTCCTAAAAGCCGTGAACTTGATTTACAAGCAATAAGCGGGAAAACAATTTCCATCGATGGGGATGAATTAACCTTTGGTGTCTCCGACCGTCAGTTACTCAGCACTATAACGACGATTGTTGCCCGCCATGTGCATATTCCTGATACCGATGATGATGAAGAAGCTTTTTTGCATCAGGTTCACAAGCAAATCCTTGCTTTAGGTATTACCGCAAGAAAAATGCTCTGTGGTAAATCGCACTATCTAAAAGGCAATAACGGTCACATAAAAACCCGAAGTTTAATGATTGCTGATATATCACCGGAAGAATCTATTATTTTACAGGAAAATGGAGTGGGCGATTATTATAGTTATGGTTGTGGTATTTTTATCCCGCAAAAAGGGATTACTGCCGTCAATGACGAATAA
- a CDS encoding sulfur relay protein DsrC: MLILSEVLIQNHQLETYADLIKLIKVKAKEGEMFFDIDIKPPYPDTPDEWESDLEAKFTSP; this comes from the coding sequence ATGTTAATATTAAGTGAAGTTTTAATTCAGAACCATCAATTAGAGACCTATGCTGATTTGATTAAATTAATTAAAGTTAAAGCAAAAGAAGGTGAGATGTTTTTTGATATCGATATTAAGCCCCCCTACCCAGATACACCTGATGAATGGGAATCCGATTTAGAAGCTAAATTTACCAGCCCCTAG